In the genome of Hippoglossus hippoglossus isolate fHipHip1 chromosome 9, fHipHip1.pri, whole genome shotgun sequence, the window AATACACCGACAGGCTTTTAACACAGTCATGGACTCAGATATTTTCCAATAAACAAAGTGTTACAGTGTGTGGTACCTGGCCAAAGTTAAATTGAATAGTTTGTGTTTATGCGACAGATTGAATCAATAAGTGAACGACTGAGGCtgtaatcatttttttattttgttcgaTTTTGACGTGTTTTAACCGAATCTGTTGTTGTAAATTTTAAGAAATGCTTATTTTCCTTTAAACCGATTTCAGTATCTCAGCATTTCTAATGGAAATTATACTTTACGTGGTTATTTCCATGTcttcacaaacatttacaccataacaataaaacactttttttttctttatacgACACTGCTGTTTCTTTTAATTGTAAAtttgtttacaaaataaagcttttgtatttgtttacttGTGGTCAAATTCATAATTCAGTAGTGGTTTTTACTAGCAAAAGAGACAAGTAAAATGGATAAAATGTGCAAACAACTGGCAACATCATTGACTGACGATGGACCAGTTACAGTTTGCAAATaaagccatatatatatatatgtgctcccttcatctctatcagacattttcttatgtaaaaatacaaatacacttttccattaaatattatatttgcatataatttaaaaaaaaatattttattgatcaATGGGtagtttaatttttaattttctgagtattttattcatgtattatttatataatttacgTTATCTAATGAGATTTGTACATTAGACAGTGTTTAATATTATCTCTTCACCATGAGGTTTGTAAACGTGTCTTTTTCAgattataataaataatctatTATAATCACTATTATTGATTATGATTATAAACGTGTAGTGTTCTAAAGCCTATGActacatatatataattatataaactaCAGACGGAGGGCCTGGCTCGTCGCGTGACGTCATCATTAGTGGACGAAGCATGTCTCACCGGTTCACGTAGACAACGCCACAGACAGTTTATATAAAGGACAACAGACACAGTCCTCAGAGAAATGGCCTCAGACGATGCTTTTAAAGTAAGTTCACTGTTTCCTGGTCAATGGCCGTTGTGTGATTAGTATAAACCAATGTCTCCTCGttaagctgctgtgtgtgtgtgtgtgtctgtgtgtgtgtgtgtgtctgtgtgtgtgtgtgtgtgtgtgtcaggtctcCTCTCTGAGGGGGAAAGTCGCTCTGGTGACCGGGGCCAGCTCGGGGATCGGGGCAGGGACGGGTCTCCTCTTCGCTAAACTCGGAGCTTCGCTGGCTCTGAACGGACGAGACGTGGAGAACCTGAAGAAGGTGGCTCAGCAGTGTGTGgactgtggagctgctcaggtacacacacacatacacacacacacacatacatacacactcatgcactCACACTTTAAGACATATACAGACTATATACACACTTGATTGATTGAGCCAGAGGGAAATGTAGTCCTCCAGTAtcaaacaaaacagtcaaacacaagagcataagaataataaaaggtcaaaatgagtcCAGTATAaattcactgcagtgagatgaaagttAAGTCACTAGAACTGCTACAGAGCTGTCACTGTACAGAGGGATGTGTTAGTGGAGATATTGACAATACAGATACTCTAAGTATAAGGTGATTGAAAGACACAAGTAACCGAgtattgaagccaaatataaatacagatttaaagataaataactgaaggTATTACAAAGTTGTGTATTAGACTAACATAGCCTGTCAAATCACGGTGCAGCAGATGTAAGTGTGTTTAATTCTCGTGTGCAGAGATTTATTCTGAAGTTGTGCAGCAGAGATGTAAAGAAGTTGTTGCTTTTACCAATTTCCTTTTACCAAGTGTTGGAAAGTTTTCTTAAGTTTTCTTAAGTCGAAGGACTCACCTGAAATGAGTCTGCTGTTACTccaattcattttaaaatgtactttgatGCCATTTTCTCAGATGAACACTTCTGCACAGGAAGTGTAGCCTCTGATGATATTATAATTGTTAATTATGTTAATTTATTATCCTTGTGCACACTCACTCAAATACGCACATGTTCATCATGGTCGCACTTCATTTACACACTCTGAATATAGAAGCCTTTGTTGAATCTGACTTCTGTTCATGCACGAGGCCCAATATTTAACTAGAGAGCCCACATGTTGACACAGTTTGAGTCAAGGGATTGTTTAATGTAGTTCCTGGTGCAGcagaagaaatacatttttacagttaatacattttttgaatgGAGTTTgtgtctgcaccaaattgcacacactcttttttcatcaagatacaAACATTCTTCTcttgagaaatcaacaaaatgttaaagaaagtgaaaagtctCCCTTGTGTCCATTCCtccacaaaatgtaatggaaatcagttgagtagtttttgtcGAACtttgctaacaaacaaaaatatgaaaacacaacctccttggcggaagTAATTGATACGCCTGAAATCAAAATAATGAGCACTAATGTAAAGTTGGATGGTGAATGAGGATAATATCTACGCTGCTGtttctcattattattgttCGCtggctcctgctcctccttcaaCCTTCCAGCAAAGGTTCTTACAAGATCCAGAAAGTATGAGCACATCACAGCCTCATTGCACTGGTTCCCTGAGGTGTTGTTTattccttgtttttaaatggtaaaCTGTTAAAAACTCAGCTGCTCGACTTCTAACTGGAGCTAAGAGGCTCAATCATATTACACTTGTTTCAGCCACGTCACAGTGTctccctgtttgttttaggATTGATTTGTGAGATATTACTGATTTACCTTCAAGGCCTCTCCCTGTTCTGGCTCCTGAGCGTATGTTAGACTTTCTGATCCCATATGAACCTCAGTGTAGCTTGAGATCCTCGGGCAGAGGCCTCCTCACTGTTCCAGAGTCCAGGCTAAAACATAAAAGGGACAGAGGCTTTAGGCCCTGAAGCTCTGGAATGAGCTGCCAGAGGAAGTTAGGCTCACAGAGGCAGCGCTGTCTTTTAAGTCCCTTCCAAAAACGCTCTTCAACCAAAAAGTGCTCTGTACATTAAGTTTATCAAACatacaattacatttaaacccatacaaacacacattgattaGTTCAGTATCTGcatgaatacatttaataaataaattaccaCCTCATGAATGATTTTGCCGCTCTTTGCTGTGCAGCCTCTGCTCGTTCCCGGAGACCTGACGGACGAGGAGACGGTGAAGAAGACAGTGGAGCAGACCATCGCTCACTTCGGCCGCCTGGACGTCCTGGTGAACAGCGCCGGTATCCTGGCCATGGGCGGCATCGAGACGTCGGACCTGGCCCAGTACGACCGAGTCATGAACATCAACGTCAGGTGGGATTTCAGGGACCTGGCAACCTGAGAGTACAGAGGCCTGTGAACATAGCAGTACATTTAGAATTGGGTTGTTAATGCAAAGATTGGACAAGAGATATGtggaattaaatatttttaggTTTGAGTGTTGGCAGTTTGTTTATTAAGTCAGGTAAAAGTTGATGTTCATTGTCAGGCAGGAAGACGCATTTGTTATTAGAAACTTTAGTCATTGCACCTGAATTGCATTTATTTAGCACATTTCTCTAACCCTcatttaaagcactttacaccACAGgcctcattcacacacacattcatacagtgttaCTATGTGCTGCAGTTTTCACACTccgacagtgtgtgaatgacgTGTGATCCATGAGTGTGGATCCTCTACACAGTATGTATATGACTGAAAGTGTGATCGTGGTTTGGTTTTATTCCACATGGGCTCATGCGCCTCGAGCAGCCGGTTCACATCATCCCCCGACTCTCTCACTTCAGTCCTTCTCTGGCTCGAtcagaaataaagacaaaagacCCATAAATATAcgtaaaagaacaaaagaaattTACTACTACCCATATAAAAGTTTTTTCCccaaatatatatacatcatgtaaatacacaggaACATTTGGCCAATTCACATAATCCAAACGTACTTGTATCGATGTGGAGGTGCAATAGTGCTGTTATCACACacatctctatatatatatatatatatatatagagagatgGTTCACATGACTTATTCCTTagtgtaaaaataaagtgtcttgatggccccctggtggctggctgcagtaaagttcataaaccctgcctccaccatgttagcacacgggacatggaccaaagtaaaagtacatgccaaataaatgtttcattttaggttgttcatatcacactgatatatgttgaaatgtaattttttttctcagtaaGTTTGGTTCTAATAACTTATTTAACACGGGGAtgaaatgttatgattgacagttgagagcGACATGGCAGCGTTCTTATCTGtgatactttggcttcacatcTGGACAAtgacaggaagtagagacgtgtTGTCCAGCTTTATATATAGAGTATGTAATCACACTGGTGAGTCCTATAACAGATGTTAGGATATAACTCCTTGAAAGTCACAAGAAGACAATAACTGATATTTAATATGCCTCCCCTCTATGCTTTGTCTCCTTTTCAGATCTGTCTACCATCTGACTCAACTGTGTGTCCCACACCTGATTAAGACCAAAGGCTCCATCATCAATGTGTCCAGCGTCAATGGACAGAGATCAGTGAGTGTTGAGCAGCTGGACCAGAGGTTTCCAACATCACCCCCCATTTGCTCTTTATCTATCATCAAGCATCTTTGAGACCTGTGATATGTGTTTGTCTCCCTGCAGTTCCCCGGTGTGTTGGCCTACTGCATGTCCAAGTCGGCCATCGACCAGTTCACACGCTGTATAGCACTTGGTGAGCCACCTGAGCTTTTTGTGTTCATCACTGTACAAAGTTCATGTTAAGAAggttcacaggaaatcacaggactgctttttatttcagagCTGGCATCAAAGCAAGTCCGAGTGAACTCTGTGTGGTACGTGGACATTTTGCATAATCAGCGTTTTCTTCCTCCTTAGTTTTCAGTCATTGCTCACATGCTATCTGTGATGCAGATTGTTGGAACATTTCaaaatctgttttctctgttgaaATTGAGCATTtctgttatattatattatatatctttgtttttatctcctcAGCCCAGGTGTGATTATCACAGATGTCCACAAGAGAGCAGGACTGAATGAGGAGCAGTACGCTCAGGTAACGCATCACGACGCAACAtgatctgtttctttttcctcttctgtcaaGAAGCAAATAAccctaaaataataaatactaaatatgtaaatatgtctTTTTTTCGCCGCCAGTTTCTCGCCAAGTGTAAACAGACCCACGCCCTGGGGCGACCAGGCGAGGTGGAGGAAGTGGCCCAGAGCATCGCCTTCCTGGCGTCCGACGCTTCCAGCTTCATTACCGGAGTCAACCTACCTGTGGACGGCGGTCGCCACGCCATGTGCCCGAGATGAGGCTGTGCATTTTAACACAAAGCGCTCTGCTAATATAATACTTTCAAACTCTCTCAAGTCTCTGCGTCTTTGTATCCAACAACACTGTGGTTGACAGAATTCGCCGCATTGCCACTAAAATTAAACCGAGGAGAAACGTTGCggagagggaaacaaacaacaaggcGTTACTTCAAGGACACCATTTCTCTCCGTGTTCACAATGGCAGAAGCTGTCAGGACGTTGACAGTTCCAGGTGTGAAATGAACAGAAGGAGggaaaaatgtacttttccaAGTAGGCagtttaaatgcattttgttATCTCGCTTTGCTTTTTCGGCATGAAATGTTCAacgatgagagagagagaaaaacttcAAGCTGCTTCTCAACAAAGGTTTCagaacatttattaaattacCTTTTTCATTAGACTTCATTCACACAGCATAAAATGTCTGTACAGACCTGTGAGCTCCTGTAACGTGGTAGTTTAATGTTGTGTATTGTGAGAAATCCTCTGAGTGTGACATAGACTGTTGGGACGGgctacaactgctgcacaaGTGAACCAACAGTTAATTAAGTTAAGTTAAGGTCCCAAACTACAGCTGATTGTCCAGGAATGTGACATTAACAAAAGCAAAGACCTCAAACAGACTGAAGAATCTTTAAAGCTCCAAATGACTGAAGATGTGCTTAAAAACATGGAACTTGATATCTGGATTTGAACTGGAACACGAATCAGAATTTAAATAGACTCCCCTTTGGATAATACAAGTTGCATAgttgtacatttacattttaacaattaGAAAAACAACTGTATTCATCGTGTCAGACtcgtaacaaaaaaaaaaaaaaagtacagaaaatGTAAGAATACCATGAAAAGATAATTTAATGAatttgtaatgtgtgtgtatgttttacaATCTTCCCTTTTTATCGTGAAGCACAGACTTTGCTTCGCTGGGAGCTGacggagggtgggggggggtgtggggggttATCGTAGGCGTGTCGACCGTTGCAGCACCAGGTTTCACCTCTGCGTCGTCCCACTTGTTCGCCGTGGGATGCGAGGTGCGGTACGAGGTAGCATCTTGACACACTGGGGAAACCACGGCCCCACCTTTAACACGGAGAGCACCACACAGCGGTTGTTCGTGTGAAAACGTCTGTACACATGTGGGGACTCTCAGCACTGGACAGTTAGTGAAGGCTCAAAAAGACATACCTGGTGGCagcatgtgcctgtgtgtgtgtgtgtgtctgtgtgtgtgcggcacACTGTTTACCTGAATGAGTGAGTGGATGCTGTATACGCCCAGAGGCTGCGGAAAACAATAACTATTGCACTTTATATTACAATATACAGttcatatacatgtataaataatatcttaatattaaaataagaattATTGCAATTGCAGATGTAACCGTTCCTTATTTCTGTACAGATATTACTTCCAAAAAAGGGCCATTCAGATCTTTCTAGTCTCTGAAAAAGGAGCTTATTATTGTTTTCCATAGGCTGATCAGTGCCTCAAGTCTCAACGCTGCATGTCCAATGGGCTGCCTCTCTCCGGTGCCGACTCCTGTTGCTGCAGTCCAAGCATATTTGGTAGAGAGAAGACGGAGGTCTGAAGGAGGCGTACCCCCCCATGCAGTCCCTCCTTTAAGGAGTATTCCTGACCCCCTCCACAGGGCCCTATAAGAAGCACACGGGTCCGACCTCGAGGTGATAGCGTGCGCCAGGTTCTGCTGTCGGTAGATCCTGCACATCCACTATGGGGAGCAGGTTTGGGTCCTGGGTCTGGAAGATGAAGTGGGTCTGATGCCAGCGTCCATCTTTGATCTGAAAGTGAAGGAGGC includes:
- the zgc:101858 gene encoding 3-oxoacyl-[acyl-carrier-protein] reductase FabG codes for the protein MASDDAFKVSSLRGKVALVTGASSGIGAGTGLLFAKLGASLALNGRDVENLKKVAQQCVDCGAAQPLLVPGDLTDEETVKKTVEQTIAHFGRLDVLVNSAGILAMGGIETSDLAQYDRVMNINVRSVYHLTQLCVPHLIKTKGSIINVSSVNGQRSFPGVLAYCMSKSAIDQFTRCIALELASKQVRVNSVCPGVIITDVHKRAGLNEEQYAQFLAKCKQTHALGRPGEVEEVAQSIAFLASDASSFITGVNLPVDGGRHAMCPR